The nucleotide sequence CTCTCCAGGACCTGCAACAACCATCAAAACATTGTTATGTTTGAGCAAACAGGATCTGAGGTATGCTTTTCTGTACAGAAGTAGTGATTCGGTAATAACAGCAGTGGTCTAATCCTTTTTCCTTTTTTAGCAAAACATAATTATGTAAATTGAAACTTGCAAGAGTCAGAACATGAAGTTctatacaaaacaaataaatagtGGTTTACCATGCATAAAAAACAAAGGGTGTCTCCAGAAGAGTTCATACTGATTAGTCAACAGGGGGGACAGTCCACAACAAAAAAAGCTAAATAAAATTGGCCACGAATCTCATGGAATGTCAGATAGAGCAACATccactgatttttttttaatcaaGTAAAATCCATAACCGTGAAACTTTACTATGCATAATTTTGAAATGAAGCTAGGAAGATGCAATTGCCCATCAATCTTATTGGTCTCATTTCTCATAACATCAGCACACCCACGACAGTTACTACACAGACATTTTTTTAACATCCGGTGGTAAAATAGGAGCTGCATATTTTCTTGGCCGTTCAGTTTTCTTAGATCAGCATAAGATCACAAATAGACAGTACAACTATTCAAATAGTGGGAAGAGCTTGAGCAAAACATTGACAAAAACATAGGTAACTTTACAAGACAACATTAGTATCAACAGGCAAACTGCATACAGAAAAGCACAGACTGCATGGCGACAACAGTTGTGGAAGTTGGCCAATCAATTTAGAGAATTCTGAAATCATTTAACCAGCTTAAATGCCACCACCTTAGCCCCAGTTGTAGGAAAAATACAATTAACCACATCCACATCGGTTCTGGCCTTAATCATTTTTGAGTTTCCATACAGCTTTAGTCAAATATGAGCATGATAGACTGATAGTTTGAACGCAGAACTCTCTGGATATCAGTAGCTGTCAATGGACTATAACATTTCTCATATGAACCAAGTCACGGAAACCACAAGTTTAGAAAACTTCTATTTTATTCAACAATAATAGTTTAGGTTTCAAACCATCCATTTCCAATCAAGTAAACAAAAGAGGCAAAGTGATATGATCATTGAGCTATACTATATTCATGATGTTGATAGGGTTGACTGTAATACTTCATGACAAGGGAATCAACAGATTATAGAATTGCTATTGTAGAAAACAATTTTGTTTACATCAACCAAGTTCGCTGCTAGTAATGAAACGAAAGAGGCTATACATGTAACCAGAGCAAAAGTAGCCTCTTCAAAATGGGAAGAAATTACCTCATTCTTTTGCTTCTCCAACATTTCGACCTGCAAATTAGAAAAGATAGTCGGTTACTAAACAAACATATGTGAAGATTGCGATCGCACTACACAGAAAATAGTCAGACAAGAGGCTGCAAAGCTCACATGTTCTAGTTCAACGGAAATATTATTGACAATAAGCTATATTAACATGAATCAGAATCGAAGAAGATTTCATAGAAAGCAGGCAAGCGACTAGTCATAAATGGCAGTTATAACAATTCTTTGGCTGGTATACTAATTTAAGAGGAAATTACAGAGGAAAAGGACAACTCTTATGAACGAGATGCACACTAAAGTTCTATGGTTCTTTAATATGATGGACTTTGAATGCATTTCACTTTGTCAAATGCTCTATGGTGATTATCATTAAAATTATCATCACAAAAGTGCTCCATAGTTCCTTTTGCTGAAAACTAAATGTACTATGGTGATcggcaaaaaataaaaataagaaaatgaTAACTTGACCTTTTGAAAACCTAATAAAGTAAATAATGTACAAGTATTGATAAAAAAGATGTGACAATGTGCTAAAGTACATAAGGTTCTCTGGAATCCCAAACAGTCCCAATTTCAAGTATGGATATTAATTAAACTATTTCAGAAGAAATACTTTCATAAGTTGATATAAATGCGACCCAAGAAATAAAAATGCAAACATTGTATGAGCATACCTGCTTCTTCTCCAATTCATCGTTCAGCTCTTTAAGTTTTGCCACCTCAGCTTCCAGCTCCATTATATATGCCTGGGAAATATTACAAAGTACAATTATGTCTAAAAATCGACAGTAGTTTTAGAAGCCTGAGAGAAAAGAGACTAGATTCATTCAAAAATAGCTTTCACTTAGATTCCTACATCCTACATCTCCAAGACATCAGCACTTCAGCAGTTTATATTATTATTTTGCAAATAATTGATAAGTTCCTATGATTATAGTCTTATTATACCAATGTAGCATAACTATTACTATACACACTATTAAGTCACAAATTCTAGTTTATTTCAAGCAAATCTGATGCAAAAGAATTGCCATAGTGAGATTTTCTCAACACCGTTCTTACAATACTTAACATGTTGAGGAAAAATAAAACATACAGTAAACATTAAACTTACACTGGTACACGTGTCAGTATAACTGTTACTAGTAAGCAGGAAACTAATGTACTTACAGACAGAACATTACCTGTTTCCTCTGACGCGACCTCGCGGCCGACTCCCGGTTCTTGATCATCCGGCGCTGCCTCCTCTCAACCACCTTCTCCATGGCTGGTGGCTTCCTTGCCCTCAAACCACCACCGAAAACGTACGGAACCGGTGATGGCGACAGAGATGACAACCCGCTGGCCGTCACCGGCCGCGGCGATACCGTCGGGGCCGCAGGGCCACCTCCCTGCTGCTGACCGACAGCCCCCGACACCAACCCATTCCCGAATTGCAGCGGAGGCATCAAGGGAGCAAACACATTGCCATGGGGAAACAGCATTGGCGGCTGCGGAGGAGGAGGCGGGCACACCGGCGCCGGCGGTACAGGCGGCGGCGCCGTCATGTCCTCCCTCACCACACCGGCGCGGACGAGGAACTCCTCCAGCGTGATCTCCCCGAGCGTGGGCTGCCGCTGGGCCGGCGTGGGCGGCGCCGCAGCCTCGGCGGGCGCGGCGGAGGGTCCTTCGCCGACGCACATGAGGTCCCGCCAGACCTCGTCGACGGTCTTCTGGCTGAGCGTGCGGGGGAGGCTGAGCGAGCCCTGGCGCTGGATGGACGACGCCCGCGCGGCGTggtccgccgccgccgacgcgttggcggccgcggccgcggccgcggccgcgatgTTGTGTATCTCCTCCGCCGACCAGATGCTGCGGAGGAGCTCGTCCATGTTCATGGACCCGAAGTCCTTGGCGGCCCCGCCGAGCGAGCTCTGGAACTCGTCGAACGTGAGCGAGTACACCGACCCCTGCCGAGCCAGCGGGAGCGGCGTCATCGGCGGCAGGTGCTCCGGCTCCTGCTGCCGCTTCCCGCTTCCTCCCGGGAAATTCATCCCTGATTCGCGTCGGTCAGCAAACTCAACCCAATCGACGCTTCGAAAGAGCCCTCTCAAGCACGCGCACGCCCAGAGGCCGAACGGAGCCGCCAATCAGGTGAGCTCAGAGCAGGGGTTAGGCGGAGTAGAGTGGCTTAGCGACAGGAGATACCAGAATTAGCGAGGGGAATTCCGTGGATCAAGAGGAATTTGGTGGGAGAAACCTGAGAAGCGAGGTGGAAGACGCGCGTTGGTGTCTGGCCGCGGGTGCGGGAGGTCAAGACCGTGGCGGCGAGGCGAGGCCGGGAGGAATGGGTGGACAGGTGTCGCTCCCGAGGAGCCGTGTGGGGGCGTTTAAAACGCCCGCCAGGCCCGAGGCCGCGACGAAATCTCAACGGAGTTGAGTGCGCGCCGGGTAATAAAGTACTAGCCCCCCCTTTGGGCTTTGGCCTCGCGCACGCcgcgccttgtttagatgcaaaaagttttgcaaaatagctaccgtagcgttttcgttgttatttggcaaatagtgtccaatcatagtctaattaggcttaaaagattcgtctcgtgaatttcgtctaaactgtgtaattagttttattttttatttatatttaatgtttcatgcatgcgtccaaagattcgatgtgacggaaaatgtgaaaaattttgcaaatttttttgcaaactaaactggacctaagATCTCACGCCTGCCCACCGGCCACCGCTGATTCGGTGGGTGATTCCTCTTGTCGTGCTGGGACTAGGGCTGCGATGATCGAATTGCCGGCGGGGCCGGCATGTCAGCGAGTCACAAGATCTGCTGGGTGCAGCGCGCGGGTGGGACAAGGCTTTTTTTCTTCCAGCTCCCGTTCGTTGGACAGAACatggtgtggtgtggtggtgggcCCCGCCGCTCCGGAGCGCGCAACGTGGCGGCCTCCGCACGATGCTGACGGGCTGCCCAATGGGGGCGCGCAAGGTGGGAGCATCTGGGCGCGCGCAAGGTGGGATGCCTAAACGCGGACACATTTCGTCAGGGAACCACTTTTTTAAGTTATCACAAGAGATCTTTGTTTAGGCGTGATTTCTATACTGGGCCAAGTGCCAACGAGCAATTTGTACCTGGCGAGACTCTTTGCTTGCCGCTTAGAGCATCCGCAGTGGGAGGGTCGAAGCCGGTGCGATACAATAAATGTTAAGATGGAACCCGGTTCTATACGCTGCAACCATGGTTCAATGAAGGACCGGCTCCTTCTCATGGAACCTGGGTTGAAGAAATAAAGAACTCTTTCCTCGCATTGCTGCTCGCGCAAAGGAGAGGAGGGTACAGTTGATTTTGGGCCCATGTATGGACTTATGCTGGGTTCGATACATTGCTGATAGAAGAACATGTGACGTCTGATCAGTTGTGGGCTCCGGTTAAAACCCAAGGACGGGTTGAAACACTGTGGACGCTCTTAGAGCAGCCCCGACGCACCAACATAGCCACTAGCTCTAACCTTTCATGTAGACTTAAAGCTCTATGTAATAGGTAGGTGGTTTCGCAGAGTATCAGAGTAACCTATATGGAGTAGTCTGCAGAGATATATAGCAATTGCCCAAACTAACAAAAGATTGGAGCACCCTTGTTATAGAAGAGAAACGCTGCCTGACTGCCTCAAAAGCGCTAGCCTGTGCTTGTTGTCATGATACCTTTGAAAGAGACCCGCTCTGAGAAGTGCAAGGAGGAGGTCTGGCTAGCGTTGGGTGGGTTAGGCCTTCCCCAACGTGATAGTGTGGCGGAGGCTGGTGGTCAGAAGCTCCTACGGCTTAGTCTGACACATGACACATAGCAGAAGTACTGGTTCCTATCGAGAGCTTTGGGTGCAGATAAGGAAAAAGCTATCCCGTTCGTTTGATGGTTTTAGTCAGGACTTATCAGTCAGCTAatcttgtttttctctcataataaattagcacCAGTCgagcttatcagcctagaaactaaccagcgaataTGCTGAATATTGAATGGAGTATTGCTTCGTTTCATCTCTTGCATAGGTGGAAGTCTACTTCTATCTAGGCTAATGATTCTTAGCCTGTTCgattggtcgtaaacgatcgtaaattttcagccagaacagtatttttctctcacatcaaaccagtcaataataataatttacgatcatatacgatcgtttCTGCCCCAGCCAAACAGATTGTCTATCTGCTTGCATTGGGGAAGCCCTTAGTAGCCTAGTGTTTTTTCATGCCTACGTGTTTTTCAACTTTTTTTTGTTGAAGCTGACGATGGTGTGTGCTTGCATTGTTGTTGCCCTTACCCCTCTAGGTTCAAATGCCACTATTTAATCATGAAGCCAAGCCGATTTTCTTCCAAACTGGAAAATACAGAAAAACGTAATAGATTTAGTGGACATTTTAACACTAGTCACTGCCGAAGAtggcttctttaccgagtgtcccagactttgccgagtgttttttattggacACTCGGTAAAaaggttgtttgccgagtgccagagagaaagcactcagcaaaaaaggtggtttgccgagtgccgaacactcggcaaaaaataacactcggcaaaagtgaaaaaaaaatatgatttgtcgagtgtcaaaaagtaacactcagcaaaggagcctctttgccgagtgtcaggagaagacactcggcgaaggagtctctttgccgagtgtcaggacctatggcactcggcaaagatttttttaaaaaaaataaaaaaaaactctttacCAAGTGTCTGGCCagacagcactcgacaaagaattaaaaaaaataaaaaaactttgccgagtgccagatcgggggcactcggcaaagaggggatttAACCTCCTGGCCTAGCCGGCCCACACACCGCACGCACGCACACATGCACGCCCGCGCCCGTGCCAGCCCTGCCGCCGCCCCCACCCCCGTCGTTGCCCACgccgccccccgcgccgcgccgccggaataggaggagaaagagaggaggaggaggagaggaggaagaatgaggaagaggaggaggaggaggaagaaggaggaaggaggaagaagaaggaggcgccagccccgccgccgccccgcccGTGCCAGCGCCAGCCGCGCCCGTGCCGTCGCCGTCCGCGCCCGCACTGTCCCCGGTGCTTCCCCAgccgtcgccttgtccaccggcgccctggccccttcaccaccgccgccctacgacgcccactaggtatgccctaccgtcgtcgtcatcgtcgtagtattactagtagttgcggtagtagtagtggtagagtagcagtggtggtagtcgtaggagtggttgtgacattgttatatatatgtggttggatataatcttgtgcatgtcgacCATCAtgtcgttcatatatatgtgcatgtcggccatcgtgccattggttttcttgcaggttttgaaaacctcaccgtgtaggggaggtgctgccgaaattttgtattgacagttttatgtttctttttttagaGAAGAGTCcgtcggagcggagccggagtacctcggcgaccccaatcgccttcctcgccgttgcgggtctgcctgcaccgcgttgcctcgccactgcaccgacccaccacggccccgctagcctgactccaccgtcaccctaggtataacccctctttctgtatcatgatcgtagatcacgtaacctagttaggcgtctcccgttcgaaagagatatggttgaaaatatgcagatatttctaTATCTAAAACCATATCTATTttgaattgtccacattttttggacagcccacggatgcgtaggtggggttagtttctatggtctgctccgatccgagacagattttcggcatcatctccctgttgttctctgaatACACACTCTCTCTGGAaagacgtgtatttggagaacagcagggaggtgctgccgaaattctgtcttagataggagtagagcatggaaactaaccccacataCGTATCCTCACGTGGGATTAGGACATATcatcacctattagatagtaggaacgtcgtgtagatgcaattgatgtttgtaTTACTCGTCGCtgtatatgttagaggatggaggaccgtgagtggatgtacacgggccacgcaagttagggtcaggtcaccaatgaatggatcgacaagaccgatgctttcttggaacggacATTTGgcgtttgaaagctctagtttggttttggtgaattgatgaaaccctaagtactaacctagtttatcaaatgatcatgagataggtagcacacttcaagtggagaagctaatgaagatcatagcatgacaatggtgatggcatggtgatgatcaagggcttaaacttgaaaagaagaaagagaaaaacaaaaagctcaaggcaaatgtataatttgtaggagctattttgttttaagtgatcaaaacacttagaaagtgtgatcacatttaggtttgatagccgtactattaagaggggtgaaactcgtatcggaatgcggttatcaaagtgccactagatgctctaactcattgcatatgcatttaggatctagtggagtgctaacaccctttaaaacatttgtgaaaatatgctaacacatgtgcacaaagtgatacacttggtagttagcacatttgagcaagggtgaagaagacagaggagatgccagcgtcgatcaagtgaccggacgctggatctgaatgcaccggacgctgactgcctatgtTCGGTCACGCTGACCtggtggtacagtggctaggatactccaccggacgctgggttatgtccgatcgaggtggaccgaacgcgtctggtcgaggaaaaacggatttggacccttactgtactcgaccggacgctgaggctccagggtccggtcagttctgccggagcgtccggtcagcacttagccgttgtgatatgacgattcagttttaactcagaatgacacgtgacATAAActagtggaccagacgctgagtctagggtccggtcagtatgactggagcgtctggtcagagcgcagtgtgcccaataaaggggtataacggctctatttcgtggggggttctatttaagccccttggccagctatggctcatatctttggccattttcattgacatagcaaccttgtgagcttagccaaagccctcccactcatctctattattgattcatcatcgtagtgagattgggagtgaatccaagtgcattgcttgagtgtttgcatctagaggcacttgttgttcgtgtttcgctgcggatttcgcttgttactcttggtggttgccgccacctagatggcttggagcagcgaggatcgttgagcggagggtggtgattatctccggctccgatcgtggtgattgtgaggggttcttgacctttccccgacagagcaccaaaaggtactgtaatggattgctcgtggcttgtgtgatcctcatcttgtgttggttgagtggcaccctattgagggtttggcgtgtgaagccaattagcgtgtgaacctccaagtgagtgaatcgccacaacgagaactagcttgccggcaagcaaatgaacctcggcaaaaatcattgtgttcatctttgattccgaggtgattgatcttcattgttattcatccttgtgattgattggtttattcATCTTCACGGCGGTAttatcttcttgatcactctctttacattatcgcaaactagttgacaagctttttagtgtagctagttgtgagagcttgcttgcttgattagtgtggctctttagttagcctttgagagcacactaacatagagtagtatcatagctattgtgtgaatagatactatctaaactagaattgtggtaggtggcttgtattttgagtaggctagcgcaacacttgcttcgcctcataattatctaaccattttgttaagtgttgttatagaaatttttattaggctattcacccccccctctagccattaggacctttcagcgtggctgctaaaggagcgagtaaaatttgttgtccctgcTGTAAATGTGCAAACAGCAAAAGACAaatgaagaaggtcatgggggaacatctttggaagaatggatttacggcagactatatCCGGTGGGTCTAtaatggtgaagccgatcgtatgagacagaaggtggtgagaccacgcgtcgaggattatgatgctgatgccggggtagcagacatgttaaatgactatcacgaggcataGTTTGCTGAAGGATGTAcgtaggaggagccagaggcaaccgcaaaggcgttctatgacatgtttGCCATGGCACAGAAACCTCTtcacggccagacaaaggtttctcaactggatgccattggacgcataatggcgttaaagtctcagtatagcctgagtcgagactccttcgatggtatgttgacagttattggcagcctgcttccagagggtcaccttctgccaaagagcatgcatgaGTCACAGGAACTCctttgtgcacttaagatgccgtatgagcagatatatGCTtacccgaaggggtgcgtcctatttaggaaagaatacgtgaaagcaaagtattgtccaaagtgtaaatcctctaggttcctagaggtagattctggtgatggccagaagaggcagcttgataTTCCTGTGACAATCCTACGAcaccttccgttcataccgaggatccaacagctatacatgaccgaggaatccgcaaaacagatgatatggcacaaaaatggcaaacgatacaatcctgactagatggtacatgcatccgatggtgaagcatggacccactttgatggcattcatcataagaaagctaaagaggcttgtaatgtacgtgttgcactggcaacagataggttcaatccttatggaatgatggctgccccatacacatgttggcccgtgttcgttatcctcctcaatctccccccccccccgacgtatgctttcaatgacagaacatattcttgtcgttgataattcctggacacccggggaataatatgagtgtgttcatggagcctgtgattgatgaattggtccgtgcttgggaggaaggggtatggacatacgaccgagctacaaagaaaaacttcaaaatgcatgtttggtaccactactccctgcatgacttcctagtgtatgggatattctgcgtcTGGTGTGTTCACGAGAAGTTTCCATGTCTAGTATGCAATGAAGGTctaaggttcatttggttgcagaagggtgataagtattcatcgttcgacaaacatcggcaattccttCCTCTTggccatgcattcagacgagacatcaagaactttatgaaaggtgtcatagtgatagaccctgcaccaccgataatgactggtgccgTGGTTCGTGAACAGATAAATGGTCTCATGGTCAAtctagaaggtggttttgtgggatatggagagcaacatatgtggactcataagtcaggcTTGACTTGGCtctcctattttgatgaccttctccttccacataacattgatgtaatgcacactaaaaatgcatttgctatggcccacatggctcccctattttgatgacattCTCATAAGTCGagcttgactcggctcccctatttctcacagtcggcgtcacatggtggccagccttgctccatcttcaaggcatttgctatggcccacaagggcaaggcgacgcccgacgtcgactacaatccggaggacgggcccgaggcgtacagcaatgcgACCATCCACAACCGCcttagtgagtacacatcgatggcaagggaggtccatgtgtcagagtacgatccgagcaccgaggaccttgatggagaagtcgtcatgagggtgggaggagacaagaagcatgggcggtactggattggcgatggcGCAATTGACTCGGCCACTACTCTtagtctctcctagattcgagcaagcagcacgagtaggagcccggccatacgaccttggtaggacacttcacaccaccgggtggaggcactcgaggttattcctagtttattcgtcgttcattgattttttcatacctttcctttgcattgtaacattggggtgaatatattgtaggcatAGCTAGAataagagaggaggatacgggagcagatgcaggcgaagatggagagggtggaggttGAGCGGAAGGGCGAGCAACGGAGGATGgaggagattcttcagtacatgcaaagtcttggcgccgctacgggtgtagctccgccaccttcgctattcgctccacctccacctcctcactattctactcctgtgagtataaatattttagtttgtatgttcatgcttacggtcaaacctagtcgagtatgaaagttttattcatgtatggtatatatttatcttgtctcacacatacaatctcttcttctttgtgcagAATTAATcgacggcatcgaacgatcctcatgcttcagcgaatccttcaccaaatcagtgacgatacttgtggttgttaatgatacttctatttgcaattgtggttgacgatgatggagcacttggattgcttgtgaacttatttgtaatatattgtaagacatgtgacgtttgtgatatatatgtggtgttggtgatatatatgtggtgttggtgatatatatgtgatgttggtgatgtttgttatatatatcttatgtttgtttggatgggatgtaaaaaataaataaaaaaggttgttttcagtcactttgccgagtgcaatggccatgacactcgataaacatcacagatttgccgagtgccacggtccaggcactcggcaaaggtctccactttgccgagtgtcttgtcggcgacactcggtaaagtggccgcctttgccgagtgtctaagtcaatggcgctcggcaaatcgggtgcctttgtcgagtgcttgaccttgacactcggcaaagccaccgtcacggccacttttctttgccgagtgtcggattggcactcggcaaagcctttgccgagtgtccgataaagtgcactcgacaaagaggtctttatcgataaactatttaccgagcgccatttgccgagtgtaacactcggcaaagaagccgtctccggtagtgagTAGAGATTTGAGGGTTGATTATGTCAACCCTAACTAATATCGTGAAAATGATTGCTAAGATCAGTTACCTTTCATATTTAATTTCTAGTCATCTTCTGTTTATTTCTCCCTTCGAAGATTTGGACGTATTAAGTGTCtctagagtctttcttaaatttactctctaaatcatcacttAGAGAGttatttaaataaaaaaatattttctctAACTTTCCAACCTTTTTTtcttatatatgttatgtgctcTAGAATTCGATAATAGAGGATGACAATATTTAAAGATCTAGTTAACAAAACCTTTAGTTATTTTTCGCTAAAATACCTATTTCTACAAATTAAGAAGAATATAAGGAGGCTCGTAGAATGACTCTAAATCATTAGAGCACATCAATTGGCCCGTGGCTCTTGAATTACAGTTACAACGTGCGTGTTGGCATGAACCAGTACGACTAGGACACCTGGTTGAGGCCGGTGATCCGGGCGCACTCCTGGCTGACGACGGCGGCCGTGGACGGGCTGCGGTCGAGCACGACGTCGTATCCGTCGGTCCAGCTCTCCATCCCGGGCACCATCACCTGCCAGAAGAGGCCCCCCGCGAGCGGGCCTCCCGCGCTCGCCGACGCGTAGATCGCGTCGTACACCCTGCGGAAGTAGGCGTCCCGCAAGGACACCGTGTAGCCGTTGGACCGCGCGGACCAGCCGAACTCCGCCACCAGCAGCGGCTTCCGCAGCACCGCCGCGGCGT is from Miscanthus floridulus cultivar M001 chromosome 7, ASM1932011v1, whole genome shotgun sequence and encodes:
- the LOC136467805 gene encoding bZIP transcription factor 23-like, translating into MNFPGGSGKRQQEPEHLPPMTPLPLARQGSVYSLTFDEFQSSLGGAAKDFGSMNMDELLRSIWSAEEIHNIAAAAAAAAANASAAADHAARASSIQRQGSLSLPRTLSQKTVDEVWRDLMCVGEGPSAAPAEAAAPPTPAQRQPTLGEITLEEFLVRAGVVREDMTAPPPVPPAPVCPPPPPQPPMLFPHGNVFAPLMPPLQFGNGLVSGAVGQQQGGGPAAPTVSPRPVTASGLSSLSPSPVPYVFGGGLRARKPPAMEKVVERRQRRMIKNRESAARSRQRKQAYIMELEAEVAKLKELNDELEKKQVEMLEKQKNEVLERMRRQVGPTAKRICLRRTLTGPW